Within the Pseudoxanthomonas sp. YR558 genome, the region TCCCGGCGGCGTCCACGCGCAGGACGAAGTCGCCTTCGCGGCGCAGGATGACCGCATCGCGCGGGACGGCGACCACGCTGCGGGTTTCCGCACTGGGCAGACCGACGTCCACCGCGGTGCCCACCGGGGCCTGCAGGTCCCGCACGGCGATCCGCAGTTCGAGCTGGCGCGAGGCTTCATCGCCGACCGGGACCAATGCACTCACCGGATAGTCGCGCTCGGCGCCGTTGCTGCGCACGCGCACCAGGGTGCCGCGCTCCAGGTGGCGGGCCAGGTCCACCGGGGCGCGCACGCGTACTTCCGGCGCCGCGGTGTCCACCAATCGCGCCACGGACGCACCGGTCACCAGGTACTCGCCGCGTTGGGTATGCCGCTCGGCGACGATGCCGTCGAACGGCGCACGCACCACCATCTGCGAGCGCTGGTGGCGGAGTTGCGCGAGCTGTGCCTGCACGCGTGCGCGGTCCTGCGCCAGCACGTCGCGGTCGGCGCGCAGTTGTTCGTATTGCGCGCGCGCGATGTTCTGTTGCGCGGCGAGCTGGGCGTACCGCTGCTCCTGCCGCGCGGCGAGATCGAGCTGGGCCTGGATGCGGGCGAGGTCGGCTTCGCTCTCGCGCTCGCGCAGGCGCAGTGCGGTGTCGTCCAGTACCGCCAGCGCCTGACCGGCGCGCACGCGCTGTCCGACCTCGGCGACCTGCAGCACACGACCTTCCAACTCGCTCGCCACCCGTGCGTCCTGCCGGCTGATGATGCTGCCGGGCGACCAGTGGCGCGGCGCGAAATCGGTTCGCACCGCCGGCGCGACACTGACGATGGCGGGCGGCGCATCCGCCGCAACAGGAGGGGCGCTGGCATCGGCGTCCAGCCGGAGCAGGGGGAGGGCGAGGACGCCGGCCAGCGCGAGGGCGATGAGGGATTTGTGCAAGGTACGCATGTCGTTCTCCGGAGCAGGGGATCAGGAAACGGGATGGGGGAGCGGCAGGTCTTCCGCCATGAAGCGTGGCGCGGTGCGGCCAGCCAGGCGCAACAGCGCAGGGACGAGCACCACGGTGAACAGCAGGCTGAGCGCGACGCCACCGACCGACACCGCGGCCAGTCCGCGATAGATCACCGCGCCGGGCCCCGGATTGATCGCCATCGGCAGCGCGCCGAGCACACCGGTCAGGGCGGCGATGAGGATTGGACGCAGCCGTTGTTCGAGCGCTTGCTTGAGCGCGTCGTCCAGTGATGCACCGTCGGCCTGCGCTTCACGCGTCTGGGCGACCAGCAGGATGGCGTTGTTGATCACCATGCCCAGCAGCATGATGAAACCGATCATCGACAGGAGATCCAGCGTCTGGCCGGCGACCAGGTCGAGGACGCGCAGGCCGGCGACACCGCCCAGCACCGCCATCGGCAGGGTGGCCATGACGAAAGCGCTGTCGCGCAGTGAGCGGAACATCGCGGCCATCAGCATGAAGAGCACGACCAGCGCCATCGCGAAGTTGATGCCCATGCTGCGCACCACCTCGCCCAGCCGGTCGGCGCTGCCCGAGATGCGGATGGCCGCATCCGGCGGCAGGCTGTCGCGCAGGGTCGGCACGATCTCCTCGTTGACGATGTCCAGCGCTTCTTCCAACGACATCGCCGCGGGCGGATCGACCGTAAGCGTGACCGTGCGACGGCGATCGATGCGGCGCAGCTGGTTCGGCGCCAGCACGGTATCCACCTGCGCCAGATCGGCCAGGCTCAGCACGCCGCCCTGCGGCGTGGCCAGCGGAGCATCGCCCAAGCGCGCGATGTCGTCCTCACCGTTGCTGCGCAGGATGATCGCCAGGCGGCGGTCGCCATCGAAATGCTCGCCCAGCCACTGGCCGTCGCCCAGCGTGCGCACCACCGTGCCCAGCTCCGGGCGCCGCCAGCCGACTTCGGCCAGGCGCCGGTCGTCGGGATTGACGCGCAGCTCCGGGGTGCCGCCGTCGGCATTGGGCCAGGCCTGCACGTTGGCGCCGGCGAAACGCTCGGACAATGCTTTTCGTCCCGCCTCCGCCGCACGCGCCAGCGCATCGCCGTCGCTGTGCTGCAGGTGGATGGCGATGGCGCGCGCCGAGCCACCGAAACTGCCGAACAGTTCGCCTTCGCTGGCGAAAGCGCGCGTATCGGGGAAGCCGACCACGATCTCGTCGCGCACGATGCGCTCGAGTTCGCCGATGTCGTCCGGGTCCACCACGCGCGCACCCAGCGTGCCGCCGCCCGGCCACAGGTTGAGGTACCAGTTGCTGAGCTGCGGTCCCTTCTCGCCCTCCATGTACGGGCGCATCCGTTCCAGCAATACGGGCGCGATCTCGCGGTTCACGCGTTCGGGGCTCATCCCCGGCGGGAAGTTGAAAAAGGCGTCCACCGCGGCGCGCTTCACCGGCGGCAGGTAGTCGATCTGCGGCATCAGCACTACCGCAAGCAGGGCGGGTGCGAGGACCAGGCCGCCGACCCAGGCGAGCTGGCGCGGCCGGCCTTCGGTGGTCTTCAAGGCCCAGTCGCTGAGCCGCGACCAGAAGCGATGCTGGTTTTCCTCGCCAGGCCGCGTGCGCAGCCAACTGCCGGCCGCGGCGGGCAGCACCGTGACGGCGATCAGCAGCGATATGCCCACCGCGATGGAAATGGTCAGCGCGAGGTCGGCGAAGAGCTGGCCTTCGACGTCGTCCATGAAGATGACCGGCAGGAAGACCGCCACCGTCGTCAGCGTGGACGCGACCAATGCGCCGCCGACCTGCCGCGTGCCTTCCAGCGCCGCATGCGTGGCCGACAGGCCTTGCTCGCGCAGGCGCACGATGTTCTCCGCAACGACGACGGCGGCGTCCATCACCATGCCCACGGCGAAGGCGAGGCCGGCCAGCGAGATGACGTTGAGGCTGCGCCCGGTCAGCTGCAGCACGATGAAGGTGGCGAGCAGCGAAATGGGAATCGCACACGCGATCAGCGCGGTGGCGCGCACATCGCGCAGGAACCACCAGAGGCAGCCCACGGCGAGCAGCACGCCCGCGGTCAGGCTGCCCGACAGCAGACCGAGGGCGCGGTTGATGAAGACCGACGCGTCGAAGCTCTGGGCGATGTCCAGGCCCAGTGGCTTGAGTTCTTGCTCGCGCACGTCGGCGACGACCTGCTTCACTTCGTCCAGCGTGTCGAGCACGTTGGCGCCGCTCTCGCGCAGGATGCGCAAACCGATCGCCGGATTGCCGTTCTGGTAGGCGAAGAAGCGTTGCTCGGGGCGCTTGACCTCGACCGTGGCGACATCGGCCAGGCGCACCGGCCGGCCATCGCGCCAGGCGAGGATCAGGTTGCCCAGCGCCTCGGGCGAATAGCGACCGGCGAAGCGCAGCACATACTCGCGGCGACCGGCTTCCACCACGCCGCCCGACACATCGGTGGCACGCGCAGCGACGGCGGCGACCTCCGGGATCTGGATGCCCAGTGCCGCGGCCCGCGACAGGTCCAGGGTGATGGTCAGCTCCTCTTCTGCACCGCCATTGATCTCCACGCCGGCCACGCCATCGACGGACGTCAGCCGCGGCACGATCCGGTCTTCGATGAGCTGGCGATAGTCGAGGATGTCGCCGCGCGTGCCAGGCAGCTTCTGCACGAAGAAGTAGGTCAGCGAGTTGTTGGCGTTGTCCGCGCCGGCCTGCACCACGGGGGGCGTCGCATCGCGCGGCAGCGGCTGCAGTCGATTCATCCGCGCGAGCACTTCCACCAGCATCGCGTCCATGTCGCTGCCCACGGCGAAAGTCAGGTTGATGAAGCTGTTGCCGGCGTTGACGTTGGAGGTCATCTCCTCCAGCCCGGGCAGGCCCTGCATCACCGTTTCGATTGGCTCGACGATCTCGGATTCCATCTCCTGCGGCGAAGCCGCGCGCCAACCGGTCTGGATCGACATCTGCGGGCGCTCGATGTCCGGGAACAACTGCAGCGGCAGCTTGCCCAGGCTCAGCAGGCCGAATGCGCAGACCATCGCCACCACCACGGCGACGGCGGCGGGATTGCGCAGTGAGGCGTCAGTGAGTTTCATCGTACGTTCCGCGTGGTGGTCGGCGGTGCGCACGATGCGCGCAGTGACAAGCGGCGTTATGGCCCGGAAGTCATGCGGTAAGCCGCATTGCGGCGAGTGGTGGATGCACGACGACGAACCGAGTCCTGAGAATCTTCGTTACGCGCATCGAATGCTGTCGTAGGAGCGACGTAAGTCGCGACCGCACGAGTTGAAGGTCATGAATGCCGCAGCGAGCAGGCAACATCCTGTCGCCATTAGCGCCTCGCACGAGGCCTGGCTTGGTGAGGTTCTGGCTACACGGTCGCGACTTACGTCGCTCCTACAGAACGGCACACGCTTAGAGCAACACCGCCAGCTTGTCGCGATGGCTACGCGACAGCTTCAATTCCTGGCCGCAGTCGAGGCGCAGGAAGCTCTCGCCGTTGGTGTGCGGGCGCATTTCCACCACGCGGCGTGCGTTGACGATAGTGGAGCGGTGGATGCGGGGGAAGCGCTGCGGGTCCAGCTGTTTCTCCAGTTCGCGCATCGTCGCGCGCAGGATCAGCGTGGTGCCGTTCGCTTCGTCGCCGTCCACGTGGATGCACATGTAGTCGCCGGCGGCATCGATCCAGCGGATGCTGTGCAGGTCCACGCGCACGGTGCGGCCGCCATCGCGCACGGCGAGCTTCTCCTCGCGGCGCAGCAGGTCGAGCGCGTCCGCCTTCAGGGCCTCATCCAGGTCCAGCGGCGGACGGCCGCTGAGTTCGCCCAGCAGGCCGAGCAGGTGGGCGCAGTGGCCGCTGGCTTCGCGTTGGGCGCGTGCCTGGCGCACGCGGGCCAGCGCCTGGGCCAGCCGCGAATCTTCCACCGGTTTCAGCAGGTAGTCGGTGGCCGACGCCTCGAACGCGCGGATCGCGTAGTGATCGTAGGCGGTCACGAACACCACCAGCGGCATCTCGCTGGCGGGGATCGCCCGCAGCGTCTGGAAACCATCCAGGCCGGGCATCTGCACATCGAGAAACATCAGGTCCGGGCGGTGCTCGCGCAGGCCGGCGATGGCCGATGCGCCGTCGCCGTACTGGCCGACGATCTCGATGTCGGGATGCGCGGCGAGGCGGATTTCAAGGCCGCGACGCGCGAGCGGTTCGTCGTCGACGATGAGGGCGCGCAGGCGGGGAGCAGGGTCCGATCGGGTGGAAGCATCCATGCGTCAGTCCCCGAGCGTCTGCGAGGTTTCGAAGGGCAGGCGCAGCGACACTTCCAGACCGCGTTCGCGATTGCGCACCGAGAAACCGCCGGTGTCGCCGTACAGCACGTGCAGGCGTTCGCGCGTGTTGCGCAGGCCCACACCCTTGCCCGGCGGCAGTTCGCTGCCCTCCAGGCTGCTGCAACCCGGCCCATCGTCGATCACGCGCAGTACCAACTGCTCGCCATCGCGTTGGGCTTCGATGCGCAGCAGGCCGCCGGCGACCTGTTTGGCGACGGCGTACTTGATGGCGTTTTCGACCAGCGGCTGCAGCAGCAGGCTGGGGAGCAATGCGCGCCAGCAGTCCTCGTCGATATCGGTCTCGATGCGCAGGCGCTCGGCGAAGCGGATCTTCTCGATGTCCAGGTAGAGCGTCAACGCGTCCAGTTCCTGGCGCAACGTCACCCGCTGCATCGGATCGTTGTCCAGCGAATGGCGCAGGAACGACGACAACCCCTGCACCATGCGATTGGCGGTGGCGTTGTCGCGATCGAGGATCAGGGTGGAGATCGCGTTGAGCGTGTTGAAGAGGAAATGCGGGTTGAGCTGGTAGCGCAGCATCTTCAACTGCGCCTGGTGGGCCATGCTGCGTGCCGCGAGCGCGCGCTGGGTTTCGCCCTGCAGCTGGCGGTAGTACTTGATGCCCATGTAGGCGCCCACCCAGGCCAGCACCACGTAGATGTAGCCCAGCGAGTACGCGAGGAATTCCAGGCGGGTGGAGGGCCGGCAGGTTTCGCAGAAATCGACCAGCGCCTCGCGGGTGACGAAATCGATGACCGCCGAACTGAGCAGGATGGCCGGCATCATCACCGCCAGCAGACGGCGCGGTGGCAGCCCCCAGCAGGCGCGCAGCAGGTAGCGCAGCCCGAGGGTGACCACGGCGCCGGTGATCGTCGCCGTCAGCGGCACCACCCAGTATCCGGAGGGCTTGCCGTGCGCGACCGCATACAGGCAACCCTGCGCGAAGTAGGCGCCCCAGCCGCCCAGATGCAGCAGCCAGAAGGCCTGCTGGCGGGGCATGTCGAGGGAATGGGATGCAGCGATGGCCATGGCGGTGGACGGGGACGGACGCAGATACCGCCATGCTAAGGCCATGCACCCCGCGATGCGGCACGGCTCATCGGCCCCCGTGCACGCTTGGGCGCACGGGGACGGAGCTCAGCGCAGCGGGCCGGGTGGTTCGCCGTCGCCGCCGGACTGCAGCGCCACCGGCAGATGCCAGCCGAAGGTGATCGCGGCCATGCGCAGGCCGAAGCAGACCGCCGCGCCGACCAGCGCGCAGGGCAGGGGCGGAAGCATCAGCCAGTAGCCCACGGCGACGATCGAGGCGCCGGCGAGCGCGGCCACGGCGTAGAGTTCGGCGCGCAGCACCAGCGGCACTTGGGCCAACAGCAGGTCGCGGGCGATGCCGCCGCCGATGCCGGTCAGCATGCCCATCGCCGCCGCCATCGGCGGGGCGATGCCGTACTCCAATGCTTTCTGCGTGCCGGCGACCGCGAACAGCGCCAAGCCCATTGCATCGAACAGCCGCACCGGATGGTGCAGCTTCTCGATCAGCGAGGCCCGGAAGAACGTCACCACGCCCGCCGCCAGCGAGGTGACCGGATAGCGCCAGTCGCTGAGCGCGGCCGGTGGCGTGGCGCCGATCAGCAGGTCGCGGGTGATGCCGCCCGCGGTCGCGGCGAGGAACGACAGTACCAGCACGCCGAAGATGTCCAGGCGGCGGCGCACGCCCAGCATGGCGCCGCTGAGCGCGAACACGAACGTGCCGACCAGGTCGAGGATGAGCACCAGGGTATCCATCCCCGTATTGTGCCGCCCACGCACTGGGCCGGCGAGCGCTGCGGATCAGGCCAGGATCGGCTGCATCCCCACGCCCAGGCGATTCCAGGCGTTGATCGTGGCCACCGCCATGGTCAGCTCGGCGATGCCCTGTTCGTCGAAATGCGCCTTCAGCGCCTCATAGGTGCTGTCGGCCGGTGCGCCGGAGGGCAAGGTGGTCAGCTGCTCTGCCCAGGCCAGTGCCGCGCCTTCGCGGGCATCGAAGAAACGGCTGTCTCGCCAGCCGGCCAGCGTGTGCAGCTTGCGCGACTCCACCCCGGCCTTGACCAGTGCGCTGCTGTGCATGTCCATGCAGTAGGCGCAGCCGTTGATCTGCGAGACGCGCAGGAAGATGAGTTCGAGGAACTCCTTTCCCAGCACGCCGTTGTGGACGGCCGTGCTGGTGGCGTAGAGGCCGCGGAAGGCTTCGGGAACATGCTTGGGATAGTCGACGCGATGGAACTTCATGCTCATGGCAGTGCCTCAATGGCGGCCACACCGGCCACCTTCACTACCAGGACGCGCCACCGTCCTTCGCCGTGACAGCCGTGCCCAACTTGTCCGGATTGGCGACGGTGAAGATCTCGCTGATGCGCTCGCCGTCGCTCATCGCCACGATCACCGCGACCAGCACCCCATCGCGGTAGCGCAGGATCGCCGGTTCGCCGTTGGCCGTGCCCATGCGCCAGGCGATGGCCGGGTCCTGCCGGCGATACGCGGCCCAGAACAACCGCGCGATCCGGATCGCGCCCAGCAACGGACGGATGACGGCCTGTCCCTTGCCGCCACCATCGGAGACCAGTTGCGCGTCCTCGCGCAGCAAGGCGGTGATCGCGGGCTGGTCGCCGCGGCGCGCAGCGTCCATGAAGCGCTCCAGCAGGCGTCGGTGGTTCTCCGGCGGCACCTCGAAACGCGGCCGGCCGGCCTGCACGCGTTCGCGCGCGCGATGGACCATCTGCCGGCAGTTGGCCTCGCTCTGGCCCAGCAGGGGCGCGATCTGCGCGTAGTCGTAGTCGAAGGCTTCCTTCAGCAGGAAGGCGGCGCGCTCTTCCGGGCCCAGCCGTTCCAGCACGGCCAGGAAGGCCAGCGAAACCTGTTCCGAGACTTCGGCGGTGCGCTCCGGGCCTGGGGCCTCGTCGATGTCCGAGGGCGCGGGCAGCCACGGGCCGGTGTAGTGCTCGCGCTGCACGCGCGCCGCGCGCAGGCGGTCGATGCCCAGCCGGGTGGCGGCGGTGACCAGCCACGCCTCGGGGTCGCGGATGCCGGTCTTGTCGGTCTGCTGCCAGCGCAGCCAGGTGTCCTGGACGACATCCTCGGCGTCGCTGCGGCTGCCCAGTAGCCGGTAGGAGAGCCCGAAAAGACGGGAGCGGTGGGTTTCGAAGGTGTTTTCGGCGTTCATGCGACCAAAGACGGGGCAGGGCGACGTGGCGTGACAGCCGGGCAAGGAGTCACTTTGGCCTAAAATGGGCGCTTCCGCCCGCTACCCCACCGGCAGCCCCCGGCTTCACGTCCCATGACCTCGATCAAGCAAGAAGACCTCATCCAGTCCATCGCCGACGGCCTGCAGTACATCAGCTACTACCACCCGGTCGACTACATCAAGAGCCTCGCGTCCGCGTATGACCGCGAGGAATCGTCGGCCGCGAAGGACGCCATCGCGCAGATCCTGATCAATTCGCGCATGTGCGCCGAAGGCCACCGCCCGATTTGCCAGGACACCGGCATCGTCACCGTGTTCCTCGAGATCGGCATGGACGTGCGCTGGGACGACGCCACGATGGGCGTGGAGGACATGGTCCACGAGGGCGTGCGCCGCGCCTACAACCATCCGGACAACAAGCTGCGCGCCAGCGTGCTGGCCGACCCGGCCGGCAAGCGCACCAACACGAAGGACAACACGCCGGGCGTGGTCAACGTCAAGGTCGTGCCGGGCAACACCGTCGACGTGATCGTCGCCGCGAAGGGCGGTGGATCGGAAGCGAAGTCGAAGTTCGCGATGCTCAATCCGTCAGATTCCATCGTCGACTGGGTGCTGAAGACCGTGCCCACGATGGGCGCCGGCTGGTGCCCGCCGGGCATGCTCGGCATCGGCATCGGAGGCACCGCCGAGAAGGCGATGCTGCTGGCGAAGGAATCGCTGATGGAGCCGATCGACATCACCGACCTGCAGGCACGCGGCGCGTCCAATCGCGCCGAAGAGTTGCGCCTGGAGCTGTACGAGAAGGTCAACGCTCTGGGCATCGGCGCGCAGGGCCTGGGTGGCCTGACCACCGTGCTCGACATCAAGGTCAAGGATTACCCGACCCACGCGGCCAACCTGCCCGTGGCGATGATCCCGAACTGCGCCGCCACGCGCCACGCGCACTTCACCCTCGACGGCAGCGGCCCGGTGATGCTGGACCCGCCGTCGCTGGAGGACTGGCCGGAACTGACCTACGACGCGTCGAAGGGCCGTCGCGTCGATCTCGACACGCTGACCCGCGAGGACGTCGCCAACTGGAAGCCGGGCGAGGTCCTGCTGCTCAACGGCAAGTTGCTGACCGGCCGCGATGCCGCGCACAAGCGCATGGTCGACATGCTCAACAAGGGCGAGGCACTGCCGGTCGATCTGAAGGGTCGCTTCATCTACTACGTCGGTCCGGTCGATCCCGTGCGCGATGAAGTCGTCGGCCCGGCGGGCCCGACCACCGCCACCCGCATGGACAAGTTCACCGAACAGGTGCTGGCGCAGACCGGCCTGCTGGGCATGGTCGGCAAGGCCGAGCGTGGTCCGGCGGCGATCGAGGCCATCAAGAAGCACCAGTCGGCCTACCTGATGGCGGTCGGCGGCGCGGCGTACCTGGTCTCCAAGGCGATCAAAGCGGCGGAGGTCGTCGGTTTCGCCGACCTGGGCATGGAAGCGATCTACGAGTTCACCGTGCAGGACATGCCGGTGACCGTCGCCGTCGACTCGCAAGGCACCTCGGTGCACCAGACCGGCCCGAAGGAGTGGCAGGCGCGGATCGGGAAGATTCCGGTGGTGGTGGCATAAGCGCTGTCTCCCTCGCCTGCCAGGCGAGGGCCGTGAGTTCCAGGAGCCGATGCATGACGACGACGTTGTATTACTCCCGCAGTACCGCCAGCCTGGTGGTGCACTGGCTGCTGATCGAGCTGGGCATCCCGCATGAGCTGCATGAACTGGACTTCGACAAGCGCGACCAGAAATCCGACGAGTACCTGAAGCTCAACCCCGCTGGCGTGGTGCCCACGCTGGTGATGGACGGGCAGGTGATCACCGAGACGGCCGCGATCCTGATGCATCTCGCCGATACGCATCCGCGTGCCGAACTGGCGCCTGCGGTGGCGAGCACGCAGCGTGCGCAGTACTACCGCTGGATGCTGTTCTGCGCCAACACGCTGATGCCCGCGTACCGCGCGTGGTTCTATTCCGACGAGATCGCCGGCGAAGCCAATGTCGAGGCCACCCAGCAGCACGCACGGGCGAAGCTGGAAAAGGCGTGGGGACAGGTCGCCGAGCATCTCGAAGCGCATGGGCCTTACCTGCTGGGCACTCAGCGCACCGCGGCCGACTTCCTGCTGACGATGCTGATGCGCTGGTCGCGCAACATGCCCAAGCCCACCGATACCTGGCCAGCGCTGCAGGCCTACGCACAGCGCATGAAGGCGCTGCCGAGTTTCAAGGACGTCTATGCGCGGGAAGGATTGACGGACTGGACCTGACGGGGGGTCGCCCCTGTAGGAGCGACGTGAGTCGCGACCGCGGACCGGGAAATCGCATGAAGCCGAGGCCACGAGCGGGGTGCGCCTGAAATACAGCGCCTGGAGCTGTGTTCCTGCCCGTCCTTGGCGTGCGGTCGCGACTCACGTCGCTCCTACATGGGGCACGATGCTCTCTCAGTCCACGTACTCGTCGAACTTCCGGCCGCCCTGGAACGGCATCAGGTGCTGGCGCACGATGCCGCGCGGAACCGTTTCGAGCTTCATCACGCCGTATTCTTCGGGCCACGCTTCCTGCTTGGGCGGCAGTTTGAACGTGCCCATCAACATGTCCACCAGCGGCAGGTGAATGGCGTAGTTCACGTCCAGGTAGTCCTTGTGCCGCGCGTGGTGCCAGTGGTGGTAGCGCGGCAGCACCAACAGATATTCGAGCCAGCCGAAGCGGATGCCCAGGTTGGCGTGCGCCAGCACCGCCTGCAGACCCACCAGGATCACGTAGGCATTCACCGCCGGCGTCGAGAAGCCGAGGACCAGCAGCGGCAACAGCACCGCGCTGCGGGTCAGCACGATCTCGACGATATGGATGCGCGAGCCGGCCAGCCAATCCATCTCGCGGCTGGAATGGTGCACGGCATGGAAGCGCCAGAGCCACGGAATGTTGTGGTACGCGCGGTGCAGCAGCGCTTGCGCGAGGTCGGCGACGAACACGGCGATCAGGAACTGGGCCCAGACCGGCAGCGACTGGATGGCGTCCTTCAAGGCGGGGAACGCGGCCAGGCCGGCGATGGTCGAGGTGGAGGCCGTCACCAGGATCAGGATGAACTGAACCAGCATGTGGCTCATGAAAAAGTACGTCACGTCGGTGCGCCAGCCGGGACGCAGCGGCGAGATCCGGCGCTTGCCGAGGTAGTGTTCCAGCGGCACGAACACCAGCGCCGAGAAGAACAGCGAGATCACGAACCAGTCCAGGCCCAGCGAGTACGGCGTCTTGCCGATGGCGTCGAACTGCACGTTGGTGCCGCCCAGCAGCACCGCCAGCGTGGCACCGCCGACACCGATGAGCGCGATGCGCTTGTTGCGGTCGCGCAGGATGGCCACGGTGCCCAGCACGAACGCCGCAACGAGCCCGACGAGCAGCAGGTGGCGGGCGAACTCTTCGTTGTAGGCCGCGCGGAACTCCTTGCTGGTCAGCAGTTCCGGATAGTGGAAGCACAGCACCGCCATCAGGCTGAGCACGCCCAACAGGGCGGAGGCATAGGCGAAGAACGAACGGCGCGGGCGCGACATGGAGGGCTTCCTTGGCAGGCGAAACAGGTCCTGCGCCCGATCTTACGTCAGACGATGCGGTTTCCGGCCGCGTCCACGACCGCTTCGCCGTCTTCCTTGCTGAAAGCGCCGCGCTGCGGTTGCGGCAGGATGTCGAGCACCGCTTCCGAAGGGCGGCACAGCTTCGTGCCCAGGGCGGTGACCACGATCGGGCGGTTGATCAGCACCGGATGGGCCAGCATGGCGTCGATGAGCGCCGCATCATCGGCGTCGGCAAGGCCCAGTTCCGAGTAAAGCGTCTCCTTGGTACGCACTACCTCGCGCACGGAAGTACCCATGGCTGCGATCAGCGACACCAGCGTGGTGCGGTCGGGCGGCATCTGCAGGTATTCGATGATCTGCGGCTCGATACCGGCGTTGCGGATCAGCCCCAGCGTATTGCGCGAGGTGCCGCACGCGGGGTTGTGGTAGATCGTCACGTCGTCCATCAGTACCAGTCCAGCAGCGAGATGCCCAGGCCGAGGTAGGTGGCCTTGTGGTTGTAGTCGATCAGGCTTTCGCCGTAACCATGGAAGACCTGCACGTGGCCGCGGAACGTGCGGTTGATCGGAAAGCCGTAGTCCACCTGCAACGCGCCGTGCGAATCGTCGCCGCCGCGCAGCGAGTGCCGTCCCAGCACGGTGAACACGTGGCCACCTTTCGCATAGGTCAGCATCGCGTCGCCACGGCCGATGTAATCCTCGATGTCCGGGTTGTCGTCGTCGTTCCCGTCCGGCACGCGATACCACGGCCGCACGACGAACGCCCAGTTCTCGCGATCTAGGCCGATGGTGGCGATCACCCGGTTCCAACTGCGCGAAAGCGGATCGCTGCGCCCGTTGGATTGGTGATTGATGCCGATGCCGGCCATCCGGCCCTTCCAGCCGGCGATGCTGTAGTTGTTGCGGAACACCAGCATCACTTCCGGCTCGTAGTTCGTTTCCCGGAACGGGCGCGACTCCTCGCCGTTGAAGACCTGCCAGCGCGAGCTCTGGGTGTAGGCGCCCCACAGGTCGCCGTTGTCGCCGAACAGGTTCTCGGCGAACTTGGTCTTGAAGCTCAGCTGGAACTTCGCCTCGATGTCCTGCAGGTTCTGGGGCGTGGTGACCGTGTTGTCGGGGTTGGGTGAGCTCGGGGTCTCGTTGACCTGACTGGTCCAGAAGGCGGGCAGCAGGTAGACCGGCTTGTAGCCCCGCAGCTGGAAGACACCCAGCTTCGAGTCCTTGGCCAGTTCCCAGCGGCTGTCGAGCAACGAACCGCGCCCGGCGTTGGCGATCAAGTCGGCGTCCGCCGGGTCGTCCGCACGGAACCAGGCCCCCAGGCGACGACGCGTGCGCTCACTCAGGGCCACGTCATCGGCCTGCGCCTCGGCGGCGGCGCGGGCTTCGGCCCGGGCCTTGGCGCGGGCGGCGGCCTCGGC harbors:
- a CDS encoding efflux RND transporter periplasmic adaptor subunit, whose amino-acid sequence is MRTLHKSLIALALAGVLALPLLRLDADASAPPVAADAPPAIVSVAPAVRTDFAPRHWSPGSIISRQDARVASELEGRVLQVAEVGQRVRAGQALAVLDDTALRLRERESEADLARIQAQLDLAARQEQRYAQLAAQQNIARAQYEQLRADRDVLAQDRARVQAQLAQLRHQRSQMVVRAPFDGIVAERHTQRGEYLVTGASVARLVDTAAPEVRVRAPVDLARHLERGTLVRVRSNGAERDYPVSALVPVGDEASRQLELRIAVRDLQAPVGTAVDVGLPSAETRSVVAVPRDAVILRREGDFVLRVDAAGKAERLAVKTGAAVDDLVEVSGDVRAGDRLIVRGGERVEPGQAVSVQSLAIALAMR
- a CDS encoding efflux RND transporter permease subunit, which translates into the protein MKLTDASLRNPAAVAVVVAMVCAFGLLSLGKLPLQLFPDIERPQMSIQTGWRAASPQEMESEIVEPIETVMQGLPGLEEMTSNVNAGNSFINLTFAVGSDMDAMLVEVLARMNRLQPLPRDATPPVVQAGADNANNSLTYFFVQKLPGTRGDILDYRQLIEDRIVPRLTSVDGVAGVEINGGAEEELTITLDLSRAAALGIQIPEVAAVAARATDVSGGVVEAGRREYVLRFAGRYSPEALGNLILAWRDGRPVRLADVATVEVKRPEQRFFAYQNGNPAIGLRILRESGANVLDTLDEVKQVVADVREQELKPLGLDIAQSFDASVFINRALGLLSGSLTAGVLLAVGCLWWFLRDVRATALIACAIPISLLATFIVLQLTGRSLNVISLAGLAFAVGMVMDAAVVVAENIVRLREQGLSATHAALEGTRQVGGALVASTLTTVAVFLPVIFMDDVEGQLFADLALTISIAVGISLLIAVTVLPAAAGSWLRTRPGEENQHRFWSRLSDWALKTTEGRPRQLAWVGGLVLAPALLAVVLMPQIDYLPPVKRAAVDAFFNFPPGMSPERVNREIAPVLLERMRPYMEGEKGPQLSNWYLNLWPGGGTLGARVVDPDDIGELERIVRDEIVVGFPDTRAFASEGELFGSFGGSARAIAIHLQHSDGDALARAAEAGRKALSERFAGANVQAWPNADGGTPELRVNPDDRRLAEVGWRRPELGTVVRTLGDGQWLGEHFDGDRRLAIILRSNGEDDIARLGDAPLATPQGGVLSLADLAQVDTVLAPNQLRRIDRRRTVTLTVDPPAAMSLEEALDIVNEEIVPTLRDSLPPDAAIRISGSADRLGEVVRSMGINFAMALVVLFMLMAAMFRSLRDSAFVMATLPMAVLGGVAGLRVLDLVAGQTLDLLSMIGFIMLLGMVINNAILLVAQTREAQADGASLDDALKQALEQRLRPILIAALTGVLGALPMAINPGPGAVIYRGLAAVSVGGVALSLLFTVVLVPALLRLAGRTAPRFMAEDLPLPHPVS
- a CDS encoding LytTR family DNA-binding domain-containing protein, with amino-acid sequence MDASTRSDPAPRLRALIVDDEPLARRGLEIRLAAHPDIEIVGQYGDGASAIAGLREHRPDLMFLDVQMPGLDGFQTLRAIPASEMPLVVFVTAYDHYAIRAFEASATDYLLKPVEDSRLAQALARVRQARAQREASGHCAHLLGLLGELSGRPPLDLDEALKADALDLLRREEKLAVRDGGRTVRVDLHSIRWIDAAGDYMCIHVDGDEANGTTLILRATMRELEKQLDPQRFPRIHRSTIVNARRVVEMRPHTNGESFLRLDCGQELKLSRSHRDKLAVLL
- a CDS encoding histidine kinase; the protein is MAIAASHSLDMPRQQAFWLLHLGGWGAYFAQGCLYAVAHGKPSGYWVVPLTATITGAVVTLGLRYLLRACWGLPPRRLLAVMMPAILLSSAVIDFVTREALVDFCETCRPSTRLEFLAYSLGYIYVVLAWVGAYMGIKYYRQLQGETQRALAARSMAHQAQLKMLRYQLNPHFLFNTLNAISTLILDRDNATANRMVQGLSSFLRHSLDNDPMQRVTLRQELDALTLYLDIEKIRFAERLRIETDIDEDCWRALLPSLLLQPLVENAIKYAVAKQVAGGLLRIEAQRDGEQLVLRVIDDGPGCSSLEGSELPPGKGVGLRNTRERLHVLYGDTGGFSVRNRERGLEVSLRLPFETSQTLGD
- a CDS encoding trimeric intracellular cation channel family protein; the protein is MDTLVLILDLVGTFVFALSGAMLGVRRRLDIFGVLVLSFLAATAGGITRDLLIGATPPAALSDWRYPVTSLAAGVVTFFRASLIEKLHHPVRLFDAMGLALFAVAGTQKALEYGIAPPMAAAMGMLTGIGGGIARDLLLAQVPLVLRAELYAVAALAGASIVAVGYWLMLPPLPCALVGAAVCFGLRMAAITFGWHLPVALQSGGDGEPPGPLR